Sequence from the Ailuropoda melanoleuca isolate Jingjing chromosome 10, ASM200744v2, whole genome shotgun sequence genome:
CCTCTCGTGCACAGCAGCGCCCCGGAGGCCATGGCCACCTGCAGAGCCTGCGCCAGCCGGTCCAGAGCGAGCTCGATCTCCTGGGAGGCGTTGAGGGGGTTCAGTTCATCCGCCAACCTGTTGATCTCCTCGACCAGCGGGACCATGTGGTCGAACAGGATGAGCCCCAGGCGCCCGTACAGGTTCTTCTCGGTTAGGTGCACCTGGAGCATCATGAGGACCTGAAGGACGCTGAGGTGGAGTTTCGAGTACAAGAGGTGGGAGTCTCTGTCCATCCCTCCTGAGTCCTTTGTAACTTTGGTAGTGACGTGGCCATTAGACAGGGAGggcttcttcttcctcttgtAAGCCAAAGGGGCCTTCACACACCAGCGGATCAATCCCGTGAGCGGGGTGAGCTCTAAAAATCCTATTGGGAGATTGGCTGCAATCGGAGTATTTAAAAAAGTGATGAGAATCAACCTCGGGTCCTCGAAAATCCAGCTGACGATCATCTCAAGCAAGTCCAACGGTGGGATGAGGTCATCTGCCAACAAAGACGCTTTAAGTCAGATGTGTCTGCAGCCCCAGTGACGTAAGGGGATGGTAGGGAGATGGGACCCCTACGGGCGCAGTGCTTGGCACCTGACATTCAGACTACATGCTCTGCTGGtctgttttctctcccctttccggGAACATCCCCTCCGTGACGGCTGGGACTCCTACTCAGTGACTCTCCCCAGAGCCAGGACTGTCTGTCCACAGTAGGGCTCAAAAACTTactaattaaataaacaattccCTGGAATGCCACCACGCCTTGAAGTTCATCCCACGggtcaatttaaataaattcccACACTCTTTAGGTCCCAAATTGCCACCACACCTCAGTCCTTCCCAGCCAGTAGGGTCTGTCCCTCTGCTGGTGTCTCCTCTGTGGCCCAGTGACAGCTACAGTGGCCTTCACAGAGCAGCTCAGGGTGCGGTCAGTGGTCATTTGGCTGCCAAAAGCCATCTCAGCCCCAGATCTGGAATCTTTGTCTAAGCACAGCCTGACCGCCTGTGACCCTGGAGACCTGGCACATTCTACGGCCTGGACAGAGCACAATAAAAACAAACGTTGATGTTTATTTTgggtttactatgtgccaggcactggtctaaAGTCTTTACACAGATCAACTCACTCCTCCAACAACCCACCTGTTATCGGAAGGAGGCACAGTGATATTAAGTCACCTCCCCAGGATCATGAAAAGTGTGGGGTAGGCCCAGATGTGGCCCCAGAGGGCCTGGCTCTTAACCACTCGGCTGCACTGCCCACCCTGGGACTGGCACACAACGCCCTGAAGTTGTCTCAAGCATGGGAGAGGTCCCCGGCTTCCTGTCTCCGGGGCTGTGCAGCCCGCAGCTCATGGGCAGCTAAGGATGATAGGGCCCCTTCCAGGATGCTGAGGCCAGAACCAAGCACGAGACAGGAGTGTGGGGTGAGTGAGACATGTGTGGCCAGAGGCTCCTTTCTCCAGAGACGTGGCGCCTACTTCCTGATTGGGTGTTTGACGGTGCCCTACTCTTCTGTGATAAACGAGGACAACAGGAGGCAGCCGCTGTCATCCGTGATCTTCACTTGGCAAAATAAATGGTAGGGGACCCTGAGTCTGGCCCCTCGAGCCCCCATGAGGTGTCTGAGGAATGTGTCTCATTCCCGCGCGTCCAGCACGCCACCCCCTCCGGCCCCCCCCATCTCAGCAGAGGCCTGGGTGTACAGCTAGCGTGTGTGCTTGAGCAAGTCACCTCCGTGAGCGTCCTCCTCAAAGCCCCAAGTTCCCTGCACCACTCGGGCAAGAGCACATTCTGTCTCCCGAGGTGAGCCACTTCCGTCCAGCATGTTGCAAGCACAGACTCCCCAGGAATGCTCTCCTGTCACCAGAAGCTCCCAAGAGCAGCATCGGGCACCATCCTGTGGACTCCAGCTCCACTCCTAGAGCCCCCACCAGGTGCCTGGTGACCTCCCCAGCTCCAAACTCACCAAGCTGGACACGTTAAAGATGCACAGCTTTTGGTATGTCGATCATACCTCCAAAAAGTGGTTGCAGAACAGTCATTGCCACAGCACACGGCAAAGTGGCTTAAGAGAAAAATACCACGTCTCATACCCATTCTAGAATGCTGGTGATATTCTCTGAACATCACCGCCTTTTGCACCCCGTCTACTCTGTTCCCAGTGTTGAGGGCAAAATCCGTCCTTGTTGGTCTGGAATAACTGATGGCATGGAAAAGCCACTGTGATGCTGTGCAATGGGTTTAACAAAACCTTTCCTACGGGCAAACGGAGGGCCTGACGACTGCTCCCAGCTAGGAGCCGCTCTGAGGAAGCCTTTGCAGGAGAGCACTAGGGAGAAGCCCACTCTAGCAGCAAGGCACCCACCGCTCACAACACTGGCTCCCAGCCCCCGGGGACACACTGAGACAGAAACGGCTTGAAAGTACATATGACTATAACACGCACTTCAGTGCTCATACTCTGTCCACACAAACTTTCCTAAGAGAACTAAAAAAATCGAACGGCACggagaaaaaagtacaaataaaaggagaatcgaagaaaaaaaaaaagagaatcgaATATAATCACGATGCTGCTGGACTGAACACAAACGGAAATGTTGCTGAAGGCTCTCCAGCTGCTGGTTTAGCTATCAGAGCAGAGTAAGAGCCTATCTGTCCCTCAGAACGGCAGGAGCCAAGGGCAAAGGAGGAGGAACCTGAAACAGAAGAGCAGGCTTTGAGTCTGGCTCTGAagaaaaaatgctcaccatggtgAGGCCTGAAACTTCCCCACGTGGAAATCCAGGGCCAGAGCCCCTTGCCCAGGGCCCGCACGGGCTGTGGGGCTCACACAAAGACACAGAGGTGAAAGGACATACTGCTCCATAAAGCCTTGTCAATCCATGGTCCTTGGAACCCATCCTGGGGGAGGTGAGTAGGCCGCAGAGCCTGGTGAGCGTGGGTCTGAGACTTCTGCTCTAATTCAACCAGAGCTGGTCAACCTGTACTGGTTTTCTTTAATCGGAGCCTGCATAAAATGATCTGACCAGAAGCCTCTGATGCTGGACGGGGACAGGGGACATGGGCTTGTCCCAGCTGAAGTCAAATGCCATCTACTGGCTGCCCTGAGAACTTCGCCTGGCATCTTCTGAAGAAAGCCTCAAAAATGTCACCACGGTAGAAGCGACATGTGTCCCTCCTGGCGCAATATGCCCAGGACACGCCTAGACAGGACTGTTGACAAAAATGTTTAACTTGAGTCTTGCATAAGAAAACAATCAGATAAATCTAAATGGAGGGATATTCTGCAGAACAACAGGCCCGAGCTCTTCAAAAAACATCAATGTcctaagagatttttttaaaatgctacatcTGTTGAAGATTTTAAAAGACCGAAGTGACATGACAGCTACATATAATGTATGATCCCCGATGGGATCCTGAACTCTCCAGacccttcaattttttttttttaaagctcttattcatttatttgacagagagaaagagagagagcgcgcgcgcacgtgcacacacacacgcccaagcagcgggagcagcaggcagagggagagcgaaagggagaagcaggctccccactgagcagggagcccgacgtggggctcgatcccaggaccctgagatcatgacctgacctgaaggcagacacccaaccaaccgagccacccaggtgcccctcttcagaCCCTTCaaagtgggggagaaaaaaggcTATAAAACACATTATTGAGACAATTAGGGAAATCTGAATATAGGCTATATAAGAAACAACAGAATTCCCTCGATACTTAGTTActtaggtgtgataatggtatCACGATTATGTAAGGGAATGCTCTTGTTCTTGGGGGAGACATACGTGCTTAAGTACTTGGTACGTGACGCTGATAACAAACTCTCAAAAGTTCAGGAAAACCAAATACTTCGGAGTGTGTGTGTGAcgggggagaggaagacaggaaggacagagagaacatggcagTGTTAACAGGTGGTGAACCTAGAGGAGAGTCTCACAACTTATAAGTCTCGCCACTTTTCCTGAAGTtttgatattttccaaaataaaaagtgagggattaaaaaaaaaaaaaaaaagcaattcacgTCTGGGGAGAAAGCCACGTCTTCCCCAGACATCAGACGCCAGCATTTTCAGGCTGTGTCCGCCACTTGGGCCATCCCTGAGTCAGGCAAGTGGGAGTCACTAAGGAAAGCTCCCTGCTGGCAAATTCCAGAAGTTCAGGTGGTCCCTTCCTTTCACTTTCagcctaaaagaaaacacatatttcagagggaaaaaagaaaaaggccaaagCATCCACTGGGCCTTTCGCCTGGGTGTTTGGTGGAGATGAAAGTGGCAAGCGTCTGAGCCTCTTTAACAGCCACAACGTGTTCCAAGTTTACCTGATGACAGGTCATAGAGCGCAGTGACGGAGGTTACGAGCTGGCAGCAGAAGCGAGGGCTGGCACTGAGTGTCTGCTTCAGCGTCTGCACGGATCCTGGTACCAGGCAGCAGTAGTCATCCACCAGGGCCCTGGCTAACCTCACACAGTAGACCACAGGCGTCCTCTGCAAAGAAGCCACAGTCCATGTAACTACAGGCGTCGTGAGCTAGTGGACAACAATGACGGACGTATGGTGGGGACCACCAGGGCTGGCAGCACTGCTTCCAAGAGGGGAAAAAGATGTTCAGAGCTCACTTTGAACCAGGGCCCAGGCAAACGAAAGCCCACAGGCCCAATCTATCCTGCCACCCGTTTTCTGCAAGTCAACTTCTACTGATACGTGCATCTGCTCAGCTGTCTGATTACTGTGTAAGGCTGCTCCCTACACTGCAAGGGCAGAGGTAACTGCTTGCGACGGACTGTATGATCCGCAGAACCTGAAGTATTAACTGTCTTGCCCTTGACATAAAAGGCCTGCGGACTCCGGCTCTGAAGTTCGCTTAGGAAAGGTAACTTCTGACTTCAGGTGACAAAATGACAACTTCTGTGACCCTGCAGGTGAGACTCCAAAGGTAGAAATGAGTGGTTGCTACCACTTTAAAGAGCTTGCGGAGAGTTTGTGAACGCTCCTGGGATTCTAGAGCACGGCTTCCTTACTTTCTCTCACAATCCTGCCCTTACAGGTTTCCACGATACTTTCAGGTCCTACATCgccaccctcccctgccttcttccttcccactcagaGGCCACATTCAACAGCTGCTCAGGGTGCTCCAGCTCCAGGGCCCCAACGTGGCCtacggggggtggtggtggggcgTGGAAGAACTGCAAGGACACAGCAGGATAGATTGTTCCCTCAGGATGAAATCTGCCCCCAAACCTCAAACCAGCCATCCCCGCCACCCCTAGCAGGAAGCTGCAGCCCCTCAGCCTGGTGTGGCAATCCCAACTCGAACCACTAAGAGCCTCTCCCGTCACTGACATCCGCTTTCGTTTTGCCAAAAAGCCGGCACAACAGCgtcaggagagagaaatgggaaacTACATGATGAATTCCAAGATGCTAAGCTTCACTTCACTAGGCGATCAAAGGACAGAGGTAATTGTGACATTAAATTCAACACACATGATCAATTCAGATGCCCCAGAAATCAGACTGATGAGAATTAAGGTGCAGATTCCACTGAGACTTACCTTGTACCAGAGAgaacagtgtattttttttctagccaAATTTTGAGGATAAactaattttaaggaaaacatcTACACACAAATCGGGGAAACAAACCCAACACCAAAGGCTTCGAGTACTTGAGAATAAAGCAGGTTTGTGAAACTGAACATGGTAAATTCTGTTAGCTTAGCTGAGAATCATGTTAATCTGAATTCTGAGTTAACAATTACTCTAAGTGGGTTATCCATTTTTGAAAGGCTCTGAGTaacaaaaaaacgaaacaaaGTGAATCTTTCAAAATATCATCTAACACAAAAGCTACTGATACTGATATTTAAAAGCACTATTCTATAAGGCTCTTATGTCCACATCCATTAAAAGAGCCACGGATCTTTGTAATGTCACCCTGGAACAATGCAAAACAATTCACATGCTTACAGACCTAACTGTATCATTTGACTTacaatgatctttaaaaaaaaaaaatcctatctttGAGGCTGCATCACGCATAGCTGTTTTCAAAATACTACCTTATCATTTTCAGctaaggaaaatgattttttgcttgttctggaaatgaaaactcttttttttttcatttaaaatgtatttaccaCTTCAAACTATGGTTTTGTCAGGAATGGTTACTACCTGTATCTAAATGTAGGTGTAGGGTATTAGCATACAGGGTAGTGACATCAAGGAGGTAACACATAAAAAAGGTCTCTCCCGAAATCCAATTAAGGGAAAATTCCTGACACTAAACTCCTCTTCAGAGACCCTCAGAAGGCTATTTCTAGAGAAGTACCTGGAGCCAGGAGGCTGCACACTCCAACACTGGGATTCGACACACAGCCACTGCCATGgagaccagttttcccaacaagcTCATCCGGCTGTCATCAGCCTTGTTCCCTTGGGGGCTAAAAAGGGATGAGAAAATAATCTGCCGGACAGAGTCCTTGGTTTGCTCCTGGAAATAATTGCACATGATTTCAAGAAGTTGGAGCTCCTGAAGTGAATTCAACCTCTGTAAAATAAATCCAAGAGAAGCGATAAGAAATTTAGCTTTAACGTGCACATTAATCCATACggtaagaaaacaggaaatatcCAATTTTCCCCCAGGGAACTGTTCACCCCTCTAAAGCCCGGGTCCCAGAGGGAAGAACTCTGCTAATCCCAGTAAATGTCACTATACAGAATTCTCCATGATCCTGGGGCACTCGGGATGATGACCCACAGAGGTCTGAGACTCGGGTACAGCCCTTTAACGTCTCTTCCTGCAGCACCACTGAGACCGGGCGGTCGCACCCCCGGCAAACAGGCACACAGCTGAGCAATGCTCAGGAAGCCCGAGCAGGTGGACTGGGGCTGCTGCGAAGGAGCTCGGCCAAGGGCGAGAACGGAGCCGCTGGTGGGAAGAGGCTCTGTGGTTGGCAAAGGCTTGTCACCGCGAGGGGCGGAAAAGGAGCGGGAGTTTCCTTCTCGCGGACGCGGGCATCCCGGCCGCTCGCCGCACCTTGGGCTGCGCGCCTCGCTCCTTGGGCACCTGGAACACGAACTCCTCGAGCAGCTCCACGGGGCCCTTGTCCACGATGGGCAGCGGCGCACTCTGCAGCTGGCTGCTGAAGTAGATGTCCAGGTGGTACAGCACCTCCTTGGCTGCGCTCAGCGCGTCACGGCGCAGCAGCGAGTGGCGGATGTCGCTCATGGTGCGGCCGCTGCGGCCCGGGGCGCCCGGAGCGCGTCGGGACTTCCGCCCCGGGCCCCGCGGGCGCGCCCGCCGCCGCCGAGACAAAGGGGCCGCGAACNGCAGAACGCGAAGCGCGGCGACGGCGGCCCACAGGGGCCAAGCGGAGGCCGCGGCGAGGGCCGGCTCTCGAGAGGGCGCCACCTGGCGGCTCGGCCCGCCCGCGCAGAGGGAGGTACGCCCCGCCCCCAGGCTCCGCCCCCGGACCCTACGACCGCCCTCGGACCTGGGGCCGAGCGCGTCCACAGCGGCAGAGCTGGGCTGCCGCGCCCACCACTGAACGCTCATTGGCCTTTGCGCTCCCTTCGCCCGTGCGCAGGACGAGAAGCTCCCCCTGCTTCCTTTGAGCGGCGCTAGAAGTCTATCAATTGATTTCACCGCGCTTTTCCACCTGTAACACAGGCTTGGTGGTGCAGGGCCCTCGCTCAGGCCTCGACAGGCCATGTCAAAGATTGTTATCTCGTCTGGAACTCTTGGGGCTGCAGTGACAAATGATGCCTCCAGACCCTCGGCCTCCAAGTTCTTGTCCCAGGTCCCTCTATTCCCCAATCCCCTCCAGTGCGGGTGGCCATGGGAATCGTAGGGATCCCGCTTCTGAAAACTCTCCCCTCCTAAAAACTCTCAGCACTTTCTATGAATCTCTTCTACATCCATCTCTTTGCACTGAACTAACGGggcagtggtggggtggggctcGGGTGTtagtttggaatttttaaaatagggcaAAAAAGACTTGGATATGACCACAAGAGGCCAgtgcagggcaggcaggggacCACAAGTACAAGACTGGGCCTGTGTAAAAGGCCCATGCAGGCACAAGGGAAGGCCTGGGTGAGGGAGCTGGGCATGATCAAGGAGATGAAAAGCCAAGGCCTTTCCCTGGGAGAGATGGAAAGGGCATCAAAGAGGGTGCAGCCAGGCACAGCCCCACCTCACTGAAACTCTCCTGCACATCAGGGGACACAGTCAAGTCCCCTCCCGTTGGAAGCCTAGAGTCTAGAGTGGGAGACCACGGTTAGCTGGAATCTCTGAGAAGTCATCTTTGATGCCCTTGGCACCAGGACTTCAGATATACTCGCTCCAACAGGCTGAGGGAACAGAGGATGAGCAAGGGGGATTTCTACCACGGGATCTAGCCTGGCAGCTGCAAGGATTCGGCACTCAGTAAACACtagcttctcttcccttccttaaCCACTGAAAGCCGATTTTTAAACATGCAAAAGCCAGAAAAAAgacacccaaaaccaaaaaacaccacACCAACACTTAGAAAGTAAGTAcctatatgtataaataaatgtatactaTATTTAAGTGGCAGTAACACTTCCCATTCTTAgttcttctttctctcataaTGTGCAGTGGCAGGTAGGAAGATCTCTCCAAGGTTGCTCCAAAGCCCACGGGAGTGAATGTTCCGGTGGACCTGGGGCTCTGCTGATGGGGGCCGGGCCGCGTGGGGGCAATGCTGGCACCAGGTTCGGTCACCTCTGTACCACTCGTTAGTGGTCTGGTTGGTGGAAGCCAGGTACAAAGTGAAGCACAGGTAGCCCCCCAGGAGGAAGCTCAGCATGGCGACAAAGCCCAGCATGAAGACGATCCTTGGGAAGGTCAGGAACAGGTACTGGGGGTGAAGAAGAAAGTGCGTTAGGCAGCCAGGCTAGGACACAAGGGAGGGTCAGCACCCGCCAGCCCCGGCCCGGTCCACAAACACGCGCGAGCTGCCCACCCAGCTCACCCACGTCCACACGCATCTGACCGCCTGAACACAAAACCATAAACGGCCCTGACAAACAGCCCGGGAGGAAACCCAAGTATGTACAAGAGTTTCAGGTGAGATAAACGAAATGTGTACATTGAAGCAAAAGGGAAAGGAGACTCAGGAGGTGGTGCTTTGCCAGTTAGCtgtaaaacaaagacataaatacatatatcttaGCTCATGCATCGAAATAAAGTCCAGATGGACAGGAGAtcagtctctctctcaacaaaACAGAAGACCACAGAAATGCATGTTTAAGAGTATTCACTATACTGATTTTAACCGCCCCTCTTCCTAAAAGAAACATGTCAAAAGTCCATCCATGAGGAAGAGTAAAACTCTGGGATAGTCACACTCTGAAATAATAAGGAACCAGTAAAAATAGGGTCAATTTCTATGTACTGATTTGGAAAAGACATTGATAAAATATTGCTGGATGGGAAAGACAAGAGGCGAGGATAACAGTGGGATCGTTAtttgtgtaaaaacaaaaacagactcaatgAAGGCCTGTGactatataaacacacacaggaaaaagcCTGAAATGTACACGCCAAACTACAGAAGTAGTTGCCTCTGGGGAGTGAAGCtgttgggaggggaggggtagagctcccagttttcttttcgtttttttctaaagatgttttcaattttatgcttctccccccagctttactgagatataactgacaggACATTGTGAAAGTTTAAGGTGCAGAACATGACATACAGCAAATGATCACAAGCTTAGTTAATGCACCCATCGCCACACATAGTTACAATGTTTTTTTGTGGTTAGAACTTTTAGAACCCACTCTTAGCAACTGTCAAGTATACAACACAGCATTGTTAACTACAGTCCCCAGGTTGTACATAACCTCCCCAAGACTTATTCATCTTTCAACTGTGACTTTGTGCCTTGACCACCTATGCCCACTTCCCCTGCTTCTCCACCTTTTCATTTTAGACACTTCCGGATTGcttgaatttttatgttatttttttataataaaatgaattctgaaaggtcattttaaaaaatattttacttatttatttgagagagagagagcgagcacgatggaggggggcagagagggagggagacgcagactccctgctgagcagggaactggatgcaggactccatcccaggaccctgggatcatgacctgagcggaaggcagatgcctaaatgactgagccacccaggcaccccaacagttcaatatttttgaaagtcaGGAGTAAGACAAAAGTAGATGCCTCTCTTGACAGGGAAGATTTTCTAACTGAAGTTACAAAGAAAAGGTACATTTGATGAGAGGCTGTCTAAatttttttatacaaaaaaagatacacaaatagaaaacaaatataagaatgaACTGTCATTACTATATGATCTCTAATCAAAAGTAATTCTAGTATCAAACAGGTAAACAGTTAAAGGACATAATTCATAAAAGATCTACAAATGACTGACAAACAAGAAAAGTAATCAAaagtaatgaaagaaatatactttttaaaaaggaaacaccaTATTTTCCTACCAAACTATAAGCACCTGCTGCCACCGGACATCCTCACTGCCTGCCCTGACTCAACGAAACGAACACTGACAAATCGCTCTAGGCACaggttttaaaaagcaatccgaaaatatatattaaaaccaagagttttataaatgtcaataatCTCTGATCCAGTAAGTATTTTTTAGACTCTATCCTACATAAAGTCCTaagtacaaaaacaaaaccatatacACTGCAAAGGGGAAAATGCACTTCACCCATGAAGAGAGCTGGGTATCACTGGTCCTATGTTGCAACTGTTGGGAAACAACATGAAATACACATCCCTACCTAGGAagcattcttgccaaaaatgtttaacttgGATCTAGTCAGGGCTCTAGAAAGAACTTCCAGTTCACATTAATATGCAGGAATAGGGGGAAATCAGTTGACAGAAGTAGGAAAAAGGCAAATTTAGAACAAGGGACATTCTAAAGACAACTAACTAAACTGCTAAATGTCAATTTCATGAAAATAAGTGGGGGcattattttagacagagagactAAAAAGATAGAACATTCAAATGCAATGGCTAACATTGAGGTGGCTTCTGGTTCAAGGAGGTAAAAAAGCTATAaaagatacatttgaaaaaaatgaaaaaaaaaagagagaaacagtggggaaatttgaatatggactagatttattatatatttatacatattctaTATTTATTACATAGATTTGTTATTACTTTTCTTCGGTAAGATAACATAATTGTAGTTATGTAGAAGGctgacattctttaaaaatgcatgctCAAGTATTTAGGGGCAAAGCAACATGATGTCTCCAACTtatgagcccaacatggggctcgatcccacaaccccaagatcacaacctgagtggaaatcaagagtcagatgc
This genomic interval carries:
- the C10H7orf26 gene encoding uncharacterized protein C7orf26 homolog, whose amino-acid sequence is MSDIRHSLLRRDALSAAKEVLYHLDIYFSSQLQSAPLPIVDKGPVELLEEFVFQVPKERGAQPKRLNSLQELQLLEIMCNYFQEQTKDSVRQIIFSSLFSPQGNKADDSRMSLLGKLVSMAVAVCRIPVLECAASWLQRTPVVYCVRLARALVDDYCCLVPGSVQTLKQTLSASPRFCCQLVTSVTALYDLSSDDLIPPLDLLEMIVSWIFEDPRLILITFLNTPIAANLPIGFLELTPLTGLIRWCVKAPLAYKRKKKPSLSNGHVTTKVTKDSGGMDRDSHLLYSKLHLSVLQVLMMLQVHLTEKNLYGRLGLILFDHMVPLVEEINRLADELNPLNASQEIELALDRLAQALQVAMASGALLCTRDDLRTLCSRLPHNNLLQLVISGPVQQAPHAALPPGFYPHIHTPPLGYGAVPAHPAAHPALPTHPGHTFMSGMTFPFRPIR